A window from Pedobacter africanus encodes these proteins:
- a CDS encoding lipocalin family protein, translating into MENQPVQGVDIMAYAGKWFSLYSIPTFMDKHWRETIETYVIHPDGYYAVFTTYKVIGQEKRKYFRSKLFVVRGSRNARFKAQFVWPFKEDYWVIELADDYSYVVVGHPKHKYLFIMARKPEMDKALLNELIERCAKKGYPTAKLVSQEHKAVQPTPEKEHA; encoded by the coding sequence ATGGAAAACCAACCTGTACAAGGGGTAGATATTATGGCATATGCGGGAAAATGGTTTTCCCTGTATTCTATTCCTACTTTTATGGATAAACACTGGAGAGAAACGATTGAAACTTATGTAATTCATCCGGATGGTTATTATGCTGTGTTCACTACTTATAAGGTGATCGGTCAGGAAAAACGTAAATACTTCAGGTCTAAACTTTTTGTGGTCAGAGGCAGCAGAAATGCCAGGTTTAAAGCTCAGTTTGTATGGCCATTTAAAGAAGATTACTGGGTTATAGAGCTTGCAGATGATTATTCGTATGTTGTGGTTGGTCATCCTAAGCACAAATATCTTTTTATTATGGCACGTAAACCGGAAATGGATAAAGCCTTGTTAAATGAGTTGATTGAACGTTGTGCAAAAAAAGGTTACCCTACAGCTAAACTGGTTTCCCAGGAACATAAGGCGGTGCAGCCCACACCAGAGAAAGAACACGCTTAA
- the mdh gene encoding malate dehydrogenase codes for MKITVVGAGAVGATCADNIARKELAEELILLDIKEGFAEGKSIDMMQTAALLGFDTKIKGVTNDYAATAGSEVVVITSGLPRKPGMTREELIGTNANIVKGVTENILKYSPDTIIIVVSNPMDTMNYLTLKTSGLPKNRILGMGGALDSSRFKYYLSQELGCSPADLNAVVIGGHGDTTMIPLIQHATWNSIPVSQLLSKEQQDKVVAATMVGGATLTGLIGTSAWYAPGAGTAAMVESIVRDEKKLISSGVYLDGEYGQKDISLVVPVIIGKNGAEKILDFKLSEAEQGAFNKSADAVRNMNAVLTDMN; via the coding sequence ATGAAGATAACGGTTGTAGGTGCCGGCGCTGTAGGCGCTACTTGTGCAGATAATATTGCCAGAAAAGAATTAGCCGAAGAATTGATTCTGCTGGACATTAAAGAAGGTTTTGCGGAAGGAAAATCAATAGACATGATGCAGACAGCCGCTTTACTGGGCTTCGATACTAAAATTAAGGGTGTTACCAACGATTACGCCGCCACTGCCGGTTCTGAAGTTGTGGTGATTACCTCAGGCCTGCCCCGCAAGCCTGGAATGACCCGTGAAGAACTTATAGGCACCAATGCCAATATTGTAAAGGGCGTTACAGAAAATATTTTAAAGTATTCACCAGATACCATCATCATTGTGGTTTCCAATCCAATGGACACCATGAATTATTTAACCTTAAAAACATCAGGATTACCTAAAAACCGTATCCTGGGAATGGGAGGAGCATTGGATTCCTCCCGTTTTAAATATTACCTTAGCCAGGAACTGGGTTGCTCTCCTGCAGATCTGAACGCTGTGGTTATTGGCGGACACGGTGATACCACTATGATTCCGCTGATCCAGCATGCGACCTGGAACAGTATTCCCGTTAGCCAGCTGCTAAGCAAGGAGCAGCAAGACAAGGTAGTGGCCGCCACTATGGTTGGTGGGGCTACACTGACAGGCTTAATTGGTACATCGGCTTGGTACGCACCTGGGGCTGGCACTGCGGCAATGGTAGAAAGTATTGTGCGCGATGAAAAGAAATTGATCTCATCCGGCGTTTATCTGGATGGAGAATATGGACAAAAAGACATCTCGCTGGTAGTTCCTGTCATCATTGGCAAAAACGGAGCTGAAAAGATACTTGACTTTAAACTAAGCGAGGCTGAACAGGGGGCTTTCAACAAAAGCGCAGATGCTGTACGCAATATGAATGCGGTATTGACCGATATGAATTAG
- a CDS encoding retropepsin-like aspartic protease — translation MRTIAVPLTLINLQDDGFHLLVEIVVFGQKLLAVVDTGASRSVFDKSFIESNIKGLEHTEEAHATTLFTTSSTLQASIPKIKIGSLILKDYEAVALDLNAVNQAYEGLGHPTIMAIIGGDLLLKYHATINYRKMKLFLYKT, via the coding sequence ATGAGGACAATTGCAGTTCCCCTTACCCTGATCAACTTACAGGACGACGGTTTCCACCTTTTGGTGGAAATTGTTGTTTTTGGACAAAAGTTATTAGCGGTTGTAGATACCGGAGCTTCCAGATCCGTTTTTGACAAATCCTTCATCGAAAGTAACATCAAAGGACTGGAACATACAGAAGAAGCACATGCTACTACCCTTTTTACCACATCAAGTACTTTGCAGGCCAGTATTCCCAAAATTAAAATAGGCAGTCTGATTTTAAAGGACTACGAAGCTGTAGCATTAGACCTTAATGCGGTAAACCAGGCCTACGAAGGTTTGGGACACCCTACCATCATGGCAATTATTGGTGGCGACCTGCTGCTGAAATATCATGCCACGATCAACTACCGAAAAATGAAACTATTTCTTTACAAGACATAA
- the gyrB gene encoding DNA topoisomerase (ATP-hydrolyzing) subunit B: MSEEKDPKSNYSADNIQVLEGLEAVRKRPSMYIGDTGIKGLHHLVYEVVDNSIDEALAGYCTDIFVTIHEGNSITVEDNGRGIPTGINTKEGKSALEIVMTVLHAGGKFDKDTYKVSGGLHGVGVSCVNALSTHVKTVVHREGKIFTQEYERGKPLFDVKEIGVSDKTGTIQTFQPDPEIFTQTLEYRYDTLAGRLRELAFLNKGIKLTLTDEREVLDDGSFLSELFHSDGGLKEFVQFLDGTRPSLIPEPIYVEGIKNGIPVELALQYNDSYSENVHSYVNNINTHEGGTHIAGFRRGLTRTLKAYADKSGLLKNVKFEITGDDFREGLTAVVSVKVQEPQFEGQTKTKLGNSEVMGAVDIAVGEALGIYLEENPKEAKMIVNKVILAATARAAARKAREMVQRKSVMGGSGLPGKLADCSDSDPEKCELYLVEGDSAGGTAKQGRDRNFQAILPLKGKILNVEKAMEHKIYENDEIKNMFTALGVSIGTEEDDKALNLTKLRYHKIVIMTDADIDGSHITTLILTFFFRYMKALIEAGYVYIAAPPLYQVKKGKEFEYCWNDKQRDAAVQRLKGAGKEESVHIQRYKGLGEMNAEQLWDTTLNPATRTLMQATIENAAECDHTFSMLMGDEVAPRRDFIERNAKYAKIDA, encoded by the coding sequence ATGAGCGAAGAAAAAGATCCAAAGTCAAATTATTCGGCAGATAATATACAGGTATTGGAAGGTTTGGAAGCGGTGCGTAAGCGCCCTTCTATGTATATAGGAGATACCGGAATTAAAGGTTTGCACCACCTTGTTTATGAGGTTGTAGACAATTCAATCGATGAAGCGCTGGCAGGATATTGTACAGATATCTTTGTAACCATCCACGAAGGAAATTCGATCACTGTTGAGGATAACGGCCGTGGTATCCCTACAGGAATCAACACAAAAGAAGGAAAATCTGCATTGGAAATCGTTATGACGGTACTGCATGCAGGAGGTAAATTTGACAAGGATACCTACAAGGTATCGGGTGGTTTGCACGGTGTGGGGGTGAGCTGCGTAAATGCCTTATCAACCCATGTGAAAACTGTCGTTCACCGGGAGGGAAAAATATTTACCCAGGAGTACGAACGTGGTAAACCTTTGTTTGATGTAAAGGAAATCGGAGTGTCTGATAAAACAGGGACTATACAGACCTTTCAGCCCGATCCGGAGATTTTTACGCAGACTTTAGAGTATCGCTACGATACCCTGGCAGGCAGGCTTAGAGAGTTGGCCTTCCTGAATAAAGGAATTAAGCTGACGCTGACAGATGAACGTGAAGTATTGGATGATGGTTCTTTTCTTTCGGAATTGTTCCATTCAGATGGTGGCCTAAAGGAATTTGTACAGTTTCTTGATGGAACACGCCCTTCGCTGATTCCTGAGCCGATTTATGTTGAAGGTATTAAAAACGGCATTCCGGTGGAACTGGCCCTGCAATACAACGATAGTTATTCCGAGAATGTGCATTCGTATGTAAATAACATCAATACCCATGAGGGGGGAACACACATTGCCGGTTTCAGAAGGGGTTTGACCAGAACATTGAAAGCATACGCCGATAAATCAGGCCTGCTTAAAAACGTCAAGTTTGAGATTACCGGTGATGACTTCCGTGAAGGCTTAACGGCTGTAGTTTCTGTAAAAGTACAGGAGCCTCAGTTTGAAGGACAGACAAAGACAAAGCTCGGGAACTCCGAAGTAATGGGCGCGGTTGATATTGCCGTTGGAGAAGCGCTGGGTATTTATCTTGAGGAGAATCCTAAAGAGGCGAAGATGATCGTTAACAAGGTTATTCTGGCCGCAACAGCACGTGCAGCAGCACGTAAGGCGCGTGAGATGGTTCAGCGTAAGAGTGTAATGGGTGGCTCTGGTTTACCTGGCAAACTGGCCGACTGTTCAGATAGCGATCCGGAAAAATGTGAGCTGTACCTGGTAGAGGGTGACTCCGCGGGAGGTACTGCCAAACAAGGACGGGACCGTAATTTCCAGGCTATTTTACCTTTAAAGGGAAAAATCCTGAACGTTGAGAAAGCAATGGAGCATAAGATCTATGAAAATGATGAAATCAAAAATATGTTCACTGCATTGGGGGTAAGTATTGGTACCGAAGAAGATGATAAGGCCTTAAATTTAACTAAACTGCGTTATCATAAGATCGTGATCATGACGGATGCTGATATCGACGGATCTCACATTACGACTCTTATTCTGACTTTCTTCTTCAGGTATATGAAAGCACTTATTGAAGCGGGCTATGTTTACATTGCAGCACCGCCATTATACCAGGTGAAAAAGGGTAAAGAATTTGAATATTGCTGGAATGATAAACAGCGTGACGCCGCTGTGCAGCGTTTAAAAGGTGCAGGTAAGGAAGAAAGTGTACACATCCAACGTTACAAAGGTTTGGGAGAGATGAATGCTGAACAATTGTGGGATACGACATTAAATCCTGCGACACGTACCCTGATGCAAGCTACGATAGAAAATGCCGCCGAATGCGACCATACTTTCTCTATGTTGATGGGAGATGAGGTTGCTCCACGAAGGGATTTTATAGAAAGAAATGCAAAATATGCTAAGATTGATGCTTAG
- a CDS encoding OmpH family outer membrane protein has product MKTTFKLSSIATAVAIVSVMASCQNKEEKGATAKTPESAAVAATEKIVYVNSDSLLTKYQYFKDLKVKLDAKSKTAQTDLASKQQAFQREVAQYQQQANTLPADQRASTEERLARKQQELQTYTQNAGAALQNEQAAENEKLYDKVADYLKGYAKKKGYKMVLTYAKGNSAILFADESLDVTSEVIIGLNEAYKTDKK; this is encoded by the coding sequence ATGAAAACAACATTCAAATTAAGCAGTATTGCGACAGCGGTTGCCATAGTTTCTGTTATGGCTTCTTGTCAGAACAAAGAAGAAAAGGGGGCTACTGCTAAAACACCAGAGTCTGCAGCAGTTGCAGCTACAGAGAAAATTGTATATGTAAACTCTGATTCATTGCTGACTAAATATCAGTATTTCAAAGACCTCAAAGTAAAGCTGGATGCCAAATCTAAAACGGCACAAACAGACCTTGCCTCCAAACAACAGGCCTTCCAGCGCGAAGTTGCCCAATATCAGCAACAAGCTAATACCCTTCCTGCCGATCAAAGGGCTTCCACAGAAGAAAGATTGGCTCGTAAACAACAGGAATTACAGACATATACCCAAAATGCAGGTGCAGCCCTTCAAAATGAGCAGGCTGCTGAAAATGAGAAGCTATACGATAAAGTTGCGGATTACCTGAAAGGATATGCTAAAAAGAAAGGTTATAAAATGGTACTTACCTATGCCAAGGGAAACAGCGCAATTTTATTTGCTGATGAGAGTTTAGATGTAACCAGCGAGGTGATTATAGGCCTTAATGAAGCCTATAAAACTGATAAAAAATAA
- a CDS encoding nucleoside deaminase produces MNETSEHKKFMEIAIRLSEKNVLEGIGGPFGAVVVRAGKVVAKSANKVTSSNDPTAHAEVSAIRLACKKLKTFDLSGCTIYTSCEPCPMCLSAIYWAKIDTIYYGNTKVDAAAIGFNDKFIYDELDKPMHKRSLPVKQILRMEAQKAFKLWDQSAMRIDY; encoded by the coding sequence ATGAATGAAACGAGTGAACACAAGAAGTTTATGGAAATAGCCATCCGGCTTTCCGAAAAGAATGTACTGGAAGGCATTGGCGGCCCGTTTGGCGCTGTTGTGGTGAGGGCTGGAAAGGTGGTTGCTAAAAGTGCCAACAAAGTAACTTCCTCTAATGATCCCACTGCGCACGCCGAGGTTTCTGCAATAAGACTGGCCTGTAAAAAACTAAAGACCTTCGACTTAAGCGGCTGCACTATTTACACCAGTTGCGAACCCTGTCCAATGTGCCTAAGTGCAATTTACTGGGCAAAAATTGACACCATTTATTACGGAAACACAAAAGTGGATGCTGCAGCCATCGGCTTTAATGACAAATTCATTTATGACGAGCTGGACAAACCAATGCATAAACGCAGCCTTCCAGTTAAACAAATTCTGAGGATGGAAGCACAGAAGGCTTTTAAGTTATGGGACCAAAGTGCCATGCGCATAGACTACTAG
- a CDS encoding EcsC family protein — protein MNSYDQKIRIELEFWKREMMRKPTFLNKVTTGVQKKINGYIPDKVHKVITEAIKAMVKTVLYGSTYTTSPIPSEGMSILHRESLVQQKIDNYCKTGAAEGGITGAGGFLMSMADFPILIGIKFKMLFEIASLYGFDVADFRERLYLLYIFQLAFSSKQGTTKVFLHLQNWEEQLLTLPENPENFNWKTFQQEYRDYIDLAKLAQLLPVVGAAVGAVANYQLIKKLGKTAMQAYRMRLIDQQRLIL, from the coding sequence ATGAATAGCTATGACCAGAAAATTCGAATAGAGCTGGAATTCTGGAAAAGGGAAATGATGCGCAAGCCTACTTTCCTAAACAAGGTGACTACTGGTGTACAAAAAAAGATAAACGGTTATATTCCCGACAAGGTACATAAAGTCATTACAGAGGCCATCAAGGCGATGGTAAAAACTGTTCTCTATGGCTCAACTTATACTACCAGCCCAATTCCTTCTGAAGGCATGAGTATCCTTCATCGGGAATCCCTTGTACAACAGAAGATAGACAACTATTGTAAGACCGGGGCTGCTGAAGGTGGCATTACCGGGGCCGGGGGATTTTTGATGAGTATGGCTGATTTCCCGATCCTGATTGGAATTAAGTTTAAAATGCTCTTTGAAATTGCTTCTTTATATGGTTTTGATGTGGCCGATTTCAGGGAACGGTTATACCTATTGTACATCTTCCAATTGGCTTTTTCGAGCAAACAAGGTACAACCAAAGTGTTTCTTCACCTTCAAAACTGGGAAGAACAATTACTTACACTCCCCGAAAACCCCGAAAATTTTAACTGGAAAACTTTTCAGCAGGAGTACCGAGATTATATAGACCTGGCCAAGCTGGCTCAGCTGCTTCCGGTAGTGGGTGCTGCAGTTGGTGCAGTTGCCAACTATCAGCTCATTAAAAAACTAGGAAAAACTGCCATGCAGGCCTATAGGATGCGCTTGATCGATCAGCAGCGGTTGATCCTTTAA
- a CDS encoding RNA-binding S4 domain-containing protein: MTEQEKLRIDKYLWAIRLFKTRSLATEACKAGRIKLNGQNVKPSAVVKPGDVYQVSKGIEKKVIEVVELLYNRVESKIAVTKYKDITPVEETHAFKSMFHAPTLRRDRGTGRPTKKDRRETDDLLGGMFEED, encoded by the coding sequence ATGACCGAACAGGAAAAACTTAGGATAGATAAATATTTATGGGCCATACGACTATTTAAAACCAGAAGTCTGGCTACTGAGGCTTGTAAAGCCGGGCGTATTAAGTTAAATGGACAGAACGTTAAGCCGTCTGCAGTTGTGAAGCCGGGCGATGTATATCAGGTGTCGAAAGGCATTGAGAAAAAGGTGATTGAAGTGGTTGAACTGCTGTACAACAGGGTGGAGTCTAAGATTGCGGTAACCAAGTATAAAGACATTACCCCGGTTGAGGAAACTCATGCTTTTAAATCGATGTTCCATGCACCAACACTAAGAAGGGACAGGGGGACTGGACGGCCTACCAAAAAAGACAGGCGTGAAACCGATGACCTTCTGGGAGGGATGTTTGAGGAAGATTAA
- a CDS encoding 2,3,4,5-tetrahydropyridine-2,6-dicarboxylate N-succinyltransferase, whose amino-acid sequence MIAQLKKLVEAAWEDRTLLEYSEHCEAIETVIMQLDKGELRVAEPILNSWGVNEWIKKAVILYFPIRQMKVIETGPFVFHDKMKLKTNYKDLGVRVVPGASARYGAYLAKGVIMMPSYVNIGAYVDEGTMVDTWATVGSCAQIGKHVHLSGGVGIGGVLEPVQASPVIIEDNCFLGSRAIVVEGVKVEKEAVLGANVVLTASTKIIDVTGPTPVEYKGIVPARSVVIPGSYAKKFPAGEYQVPCALIIGKRKESTDKKTSLNDALRENNVAV is encoded by the coding sequence ATGATAGCACAATTAAAAAAGTTAGTAGAGGCCGCTTGGGAAGACAGAACTTTATTAGAATATAGTGAACATTGCGAAGCAATAGAAACTGTAATTATGCAGCTGGACAAAGGAGAGTTGCGCGTTGCAGAACCAATTTTAAACTCCTGGGGTGTAAATGAATGGATAAAAAAAGCCGTGATCCTTTATTTCCCGATCAGACAAATGAAAGTTATTGAAACAGGTCCTTTTGTGTTTCACGACAAAATGAAACTGAAAACCAATTATAAGGACCTGGGTGTGCGCGTAGTTCCTGGTGCAAGCGCCCGTTATGGTGCATACCTGGCAAAAGGCGTAATCATGATGCCATCTTATGTAAACATTGGCGCGTATGTAGATGAAGGCACAATGGTAGATACCTGGGCTACAGTAGGATCATGTGCTCAAATCGGAAAACACGTTCATTTGAGTGGTGGTGTAGGAATCGGTGGTGTACTGGAACCCGTTCAGGCATCTCCTGTAATTATTGAAGACAACTGTTTCCTTGGATCAAGGGCCATTGTAGTAGAAGGTGTAAAAGTAGAGAAAGAAGCCGTATTAGGTGCAAATGTAGTGTTAACAGCATCAACAAAAATCATTGATGTTACCGGACCAACCCCAGTTGAATATAAAGGTATTGTACCAGCCCGTTCTGTGGTAATCCCTGGTTCTTATGCCAAAAAATTCCCGGCAGGAGAATACCAGGTACCATGTGCGTTAATCATTGGCAAGAGAAAAGAATCTACAGACAAAAAAACATCACTGAATGATGCATTGAGAGAAAACAATGTAGCGGTATAA
- a CDS encoding glycosyltransferase family 2 protein, translated as MNTLNEGENSVLVSIAMCTYNGEVFLDQQIQSILDQSHTNLELVIVDDCSKDGTFELLQSWHTKHPSKFKIFRNEKNLGYNKNFEKAISLCSGDFIAISDQDDIWLPTKIEKLIKSFTKDNIVLSHCASIHLLGNKLKSKSGVLRWERHFSGNNTSSLFLFNQVQGHNMMFRKTLVRYILPLPDDVYYDWWIAIVATCYGCVSSVPEYLVQHRLHRNNAYFQKGKKSKKEDRLYLLNTLKAFSGIRQMEPTARLFLAELIQQISASVNTFNHKFDFKLFKFIHKNRWVIFGHKKRFFPEWSLLKASFKYSKP; from the coding sequence ATGAACACTTTAAATGAAGGGGAGAATAGTGTGCTGGTATCCATTGCAATGTGTACCTACAATGGTGAAGTTTTTTTGGATCAACAAATACAATCCATACTCGACCAGAGCCATACCAATCTGGAGCTGGTAATTGTTGACGATTGCTCTAAAGACGGAACCTTTGAGTTGTTGCAGTCCTGGCACACTAAACACCCTTCAAAGTTCAAAATATTCAGGAATGAAAAGAACCTGGGCTACAACAAGAACTTTGAAAAAGCCATTTCCTTGTGCTCAGGAGATTTTATCGCCATATCTGATCAGGATGACATCTGGCTTCCCACCAAAATTGAGAAGCTAATCAAGAGCTTCACAAAAGACAACATTGTACTGAGCCACTGTGCTTCTATCCACCTGTTAGGTAATAAACTAAAATCCAAATCTGGCGTACTGCGCTGGGAAAGGCACTTTTCTGGCAACAACACGTCGAGTCTGTTTTTGTTTAACCAGGTACAAGGACACAATATGATGTTCCGAAAAACACTAGTGCGCTATATTTTACCGCTGCCAGATGATGTATATTACGATTGGTGGATAGCCATTGTAGCTACCTGCTATGGCTGCGTCAGTTCTGTTCCTGAATATCTGGTACAACACCGTCTCCACCGCAACAATGCTTACTTTCAAAAAGGAAAAAAAAGCAAAAAGGAAGATCGGTTATACCTGTTGAACACACTTAAGGCGTTTTCAGGCATCCGGCAAATGGAACCTACCGCTCGTCTCTTTTTAGCCGAACTGATACAACAAATCTCTGCAAGTGTAAATACTTTTAATCATAAATTTGATTTTAAGCTGTTCAAATTCATTCATAAAAACAGGTGGGTCATTTTTGGACACAAAAAAAGATTTTTCCCCGAATGGTCATTGTTAAAAGCTTCTTTTAAATACTCAAAACCTTAA
- a CDS encoding glycosyltransferase family 2 protein yields MNNCSLIISTYNWPEALELCLESVKNQFVKPFEVIIADDGSTHQTKLLIEKYQSEGLLNIVHVWQPDNGFQLAKIRNKAIAASTGEYIIQIDGDVILHRHFVEDHLNASKADCFIQGSRVMLGKKVSTKLLRQKSIAINLLVSDIKRKENGIRLLWLSKLLQKKYRNRYPIFWARGANMSFWKKDLLLVNGYNENFSGWGDEDSELTLRLLNSGKTKLYLKFAGIIYHLYHHEDASKAKSSKNRSLLERAFSDKIVSTDNGLDKYIQK; encoded by the coding sequence ATGAATAACTGTAGTCTGATCATTTCAACCTATAACTGGCCCGAAGCGCTGGAGCTTTGCCTGGAAAGTGTGAAAAATCAGTTCGTAAAACCCTTTGAAGTCATCATTGCCGACGATGGTTCTACCCATCAAACTAAATTACTCATAGAAAAGTACCAGAGTGAGGGCTTGTTAAATATAGTACACGTATGGCAGCCCGACAATGGATTTCAGCTTGCCAAGATCAGAAACAAAGCAATTGCAGCAAGTACTGGAGAATATATCATTCAAATTGATGGAGATGTAATCCTACACCGTCATTTTGTAGAAGATCATTTAAATGCCTCAAAAGCAGATTGCTTCATTCAGGGCTCCAGGGTAATGCTGGGCAAGAAAGTTTCGACAAAATTGCTCCGGCAAAAATCCATAGCAATCAACCTGCTTGTTTCCGACATTAAAAGGAAAGAAAATGGTATCCGTTTACTGTGGTTGAGTAAGCTCCTTCAAAAAAAATACAGGAACCGTTATCCTATCTTTTGGGCCAGGGGGGCAAACATGTCGTTCTGGAAAAAGGACCTCCTTCTGGTTAACGGCTATAATGAAAACTTTAGCGGTTGGGGCGATGAGGACAGTGAACTTACTTTACGGCTCTTAAACTCGGGCAAAACAAAACTATACCTTAAATTTGCGGGAATAATCTATCACCTTTATCACCATGAAGATGCCTCTAAAGCCAAATCTTCGAAAAACAGGAGTTTATTGGAGCGCGCATTTTCCGACAAAATTGTATCCACTGATAACGGATTAGATAAATACATTCAGAAATGA